In Silene latifolia isolate original U9 population chromosome X, ASM4854445v1, whole genome shotgun sequence, the following proteins share a genomic window:
- the LOC141619276 gene encoding putative LRR receptor-like serine/threonine-protein kinase At1g56130: protein HDISYLKAHIKFFVILQLQGTLSDCSIVAVKQLSVASHQGKHQFIAEIAAISAVQHRNLVKLYGCCIEGQKRLLVYEYLENNSLDQTLFGDSTLHLNWTKRFEICLGVARGLTYLHQDSSVRIVHRDVKASNILLDTDLNPKISDFGLAKLYDDKKTHISTRVAGTIGYLAPEYAMRGHLTEKVDVFGFGVVALEVVSGRPNSDSTLKREKMYLLDWAWHIHENNQDVDLVDKRLLEFNEEEVRRVISVGLLCTQTAPGHRPTMSRALAMLTGDIEVSNITSKPTYLADWNFDDSTFTTSDTENFKYGCPSSG, encoded by the exons CATGATATTTCGTATTTAAAAGCTCACATAAAGTTTTTTGTGATTTTGCAATTACAGGGAACGCTTAGTGATTGCAGCATAGTTGCAGTGAAACAACTATCAGTGGCATCTCATCAAGGAAAGCATCAATTTATAGCAGAAATAGCTGCTATATCTGCTGTTCAACATCGCAACCTGGTGAAACTGTATGGATGCTGCATAGAAGGCCAAAAACGCTTGCTTGTTTATGAATACTTGGAGAACAACAGTCTTGATCAAACCTTATTTG GAGACAGTACCCTGCACCTTAACTGGACCAAGCGGTTTGAGATATGCCTGGGTGTGGCAAGAGGTCTTACTTACCTTCATCAAGATTCAAGCGTCCGCATTGTGCATAGAGACGTCAAGGCTAGTAATATCCTGCTGGACACCGATCTTAACCCCAAAATATCAGACTTTGGTTTGGCAAAGTTATATGATGACAAAAAGACTCACATAAGCACCCGTGTTGCTGGAACAAT TGGGTACCTTGCACCTGAGTATGCCATGCGAGGCCACCTTACAGAAAAGGTGGATGTGTTTGGTTTTGGTGTCGTTGCTCTTGAGGTAGTGAGCGGAAGACCCAATTCTGACTCTACTTTGAAAAGAGAAAAGATGTATCTTTTGGATTGG GCTTGGCATATTCATGAAAACAATCAAGATGTGGATCTTGTCGATAAAAGATTGTTGGAATTCAACGAGGAAGAGGTGAGAAGAGTGATAAGTGTTGGTCTTTTATGTACCCAAACTGCACCAGGACACCGCCCAACAATGTCGCGAGCATTGGCGATGCTGACTGGGGACATTGAAGTGAGCAACATAACCTCAAAACCAACGTACTTGGCTGATTGGAACTTTGACGACTCTACCTTTACAACGAGTGACACCGAGAATTTTAAATATGGTTGCCCTTCCAGTGGTTAA